From one Brevinematales bacterium genomic stretch:
- the eno gene encoding phosphopyruvate hydratase — MSPEIDVVIARQIIDSRGNPTIEVDVILEDGSFGRAAVPSGASTGEREAVELRDGDKKIYMGKGVQKAVKNVNETIAEAVVGLDALDQVEVDRVMIELDGTPTKSKLGANAILGVSLATAHAAANFLGIPLYRYIGGTNAKVLPVPMANVINGGAHADNKVDFQEFMIMPVGAPCFSEAIRYLSETFHTLKKVLKDKKYNTSVGDEGGFAPDLQSNEEALKCLVEAIEKAGYKPGDDIAIACDPATSELWNHAAEDGKKGYKFWKSTGEIMTSAQMVDYWADMVSKYPIVSLEDGCAENDWEGWKMMTDKLGKKIQIMGDDLFVTNTEWLKKGITEGIANSILIKVNQIGTLTETLDAIEMAKQANYTAVVSHRSGETEDATIADISVATNAGQIKTGSLSRSDRIAKYNQLLRIEEELGDYAVYKGKDTFYNLGKVYRA, encoded by the coding sequence ATGTCCCCTGAAATCGATGTAGTCATAGCAAGGCAAATAATTGACTCTCGCGGAAACCCCACTATCGAAGTGGATGTTATCCTGGAAGACGGAAGTTTCGGCCGCGCGGCTGTCCCTAGCGGCGCGTCTACCGGAGAACGCGAGGCTGTCGAGCTTCGTGACGGCGACAAGAAGATCTATATGGGAAAGGGCGTCCAGAAAGCGGTAAAAAATGTCAACGAGACCATCGCGGAAGCGGTCGTCGGGCTTGACGCGCTCGATCAGGTCGAGGTAGACCGTGTCATGATCGAACTCGACGGCACCCCCACTAAGAGTAAGCTCGGCGCGAACGCCATCCTCGGCGTATCCCTCGCGACCGCGCACGCCGCGGCGAACTTCCTCGGTATCCCGCTCTATCGTTATATCGGCGGTACCAACGCTAAGGTGCTGCCCGTCCCTATGGCGAACGTCATCAACGGCGGCGCGCATGCGGACAATAAGGTCGATTTTCAGGAATTCATGATCATGCCGGTCGGCGCTCCCTGCTTCAGCGAGGCGATCCGTTACCTCTCCGAAACATTCCATACGCTCAAGAAAGTCCTGAAAGATAAAAAGTACAATACCTCGGTCGGCGACGAGGGCGGGTTCGCCCCCGATCTCCAGTCCAACGAAGAGGCGTTAAAGTGCCTGGTCGAAGCGATCGAGAAAGCCGGATACAAGCCCGGCGACGATATCGCTATCGCATGCGACCCCGCGACCTCCGAGCTCTGGAACCATGCCGCCGAGGATGGAAAGAAGGGCTATAAATTCTGGAAATCCACCGGAGAGATTATGACCTCCGCGCAGATGGTCGACTACTGGGCGGATATGGTGTCTAAGTACCCCATCGTGTCGCTCGAGGACGGATGCGCCGAGAACGACTGGGAAGGCTGGAAGATGATGACCGACAAGCTCGGCAAGAAAATCCAGATCATGGGCGACGACCTGTTTGTTACTAACACCGAATGGCTGAAGAAGGGTATCACCGAGGGTATCGCGAACTCGATCCTCATCAAGGTAAACCAGATCGGTACATTGACTGAAACTCTCGACGCTATCGAGATGGCGAAGCAGGCGAACTACACTGCGGTCGTATCGCACAGAAGCGGCGAGACCGAGGACGCGACCATCGCGGATATATCGGTAGCCACCAACGCCGGGCAGATCAAGACCGGTTCGTTATCCCGCAGCGACCGTATCGCGAAATACAACCAGCTTCTCCGTATCGAGGAGGAACTCGGGGATTACGCGGTCTACAAGGGTAAAGACACCTTCTATAATTTGGGCAAAGTTTACAGAGCGTAA
- a CDS encoding alpha-amylase, whose translation MKKFAFAGIFLSLFLAVFSASYAAVLDGASQDVMIQGFHWESHQANTWWTTVQSKAGDLSASGISIVWFPPSSAAASDEGYLPTRLYIQSSKYGTEAQLKSAIGALHLVGIKAVADMVINHRCGTLNWADFTDPVWGADSVCKGDEWPGATGNYDTGEAYAAARDIDHTKAYVQTSIKDWMNWLKSYIGYDGWRYDFVRGYSGYYNQMYNNATAPYISVGEYWADLDINNPNPSRQALCNWINSTGGTSGAFDFTTKGILGQACGNSEFWRLKDSEGKPSGLIGWWPAKAVTFIDNHDTGPSTPGGQNLWPFPSDKVMWGYAYILTHPGIPCVYWVHFYDWGLHDAIKTLISIRKNNGITSTSVVSIQAADSSKYAAIIDGKVAMKIGNGSWDPGTGWTLAATGTGYAVWTKSATPPPTGAIRTVVFMFKETIPGQDIFIKGGHDAGLVPSVYPSMAEPITYLNTKNTTTAAIKANDVSLDWGTESALDWTCNVWPASWGTKKTYAVDGFGEDPENTMGLHWWKFDVKMNGVKGAWFEFKAFMRERTSEWWESNRAQAGTPYTTINHWGKKGYITKCKYNDNWVEFVALP comes from the coding sequence ATGAAAAAGTTCGCTTTTGCCGGGATTTTCCTATCCCTCTTTCTGGCCGTATTCTCCGCGTCCTATGCCGCGGTTCTCGACGGCGCCTCTCAGGATGTTATGATCCAGGGTTTCCACTGGGAATCTCACCAAGCCAATACGTGGTGGACGACAGTTCAATCCAAAGCGGGCGATCTTTCCGCTTCGGGTATTTCTATCGTCTGGTTTCCCCCTTCCTCAGCGGCGGCTAGCGACGAAGGATATCTTCCTACCCGTCTGTATATCCAGTCTTCCAAGTACGGTACCGAAGCCCAGCTAAAATCCGCTATCGGCGCTCTGCATCTCGTAGGCATCAAAGCGGTCGCCGATATGGTCATCAACCACCGTTGCGGCACCCTCAACTGGGCGGATTTCACCGATCCCGTTTGGGGCGCGGATTCAGTATGTAAGGGCGACGAATGGCCGGGGGCTACCGGTAATTATGATACCGGCGAGGCTTACGCCGCGGCCCGCGACATCGACCATACCAAAGCCTATGTTCAGACCAGCATCAAGGATTGGATGAACTGGTTGAAATCTTATATCGGTTACGACGGATGGCGTTACGACTTTGTCCGCGGGTACAGCGGTTACTACAACCAGATGTACAACAACGCTACCGCTCCTTATATTTCAGTTGGCGAGTACTGGGCCGACCTCGATATCAATAATCCCAACCCCAGCCGTCAGGCGTTATGCAACTGGATCAATTCGACCGGCGGGACTTCCGGCGCGTTCGACTTCACCACTAAGGGTATCCTCGGTCAGGCCTGCGGGAACAGCGAGTTCTGGCGCCTGAAAGACTCCGAAGGCAAACCTTCCGGCTTGATCGGATGGTGGCCCGCCAAAGCGGTTACCTTTATCGACAACCATGACACCGGCCCCAGCACCCCCGGCGGACAGAACCTCTGGCCCTTCCCCTCGGATAAGGTTATGTGGGGTTATGCTTATATCCTGACACACCCCGGTATCCCCTGCGTCTATTGGGTACATTTCTACGATTGGGGTCTGCATGACGCGATCAAGACCCTCATCTCGATCCGCAAGAACAACGGCATCACCTCGACGAGCGTAGTGAGCATCCAGGCCGCCGACTCCTCGAAATACGCCGCGATCATAGACGGCAAAGTCGCGATGAAGATAGGCAACGGCAGCTGGGATCCCGGCACCGGATGGACTCTCGCCGCTACAGGTACCGGTTATGCCGTATGGACGAAGAGCGCCACTCCTCCTCCTACCGGCGCGATCCGCACCGTAGTATTCATGTTCAAAGAAACCATTCCCGGTCAGGACATCTTCATCAAGGGCGGACATGACGCGGGTCTCGTACCCTCGGTCTATCCCTCGATGGCTGAACCGATCACTTACCTGAATACCAAGAATACGACCACCGCCGCCATCAAGGCGAACGATGTTTCCCTCGACTGGGGCACCGAATCGGCTCTCGATTGGACCTGTAACGTATGGCCCGCCTCATGGGGTACCAAAAAGACCTACGCGGTCGACGGTTTCGGCGAGGATCCCGAGAACACGATGGGCCTGCACTGGTGGAAATTCGATGTTAAGATGAACGGCGTCAAGGGCGCCTGGTTCGAATTCAAAGCATTTATGCGCGAACGCACGAGCGAATGGTGGGAAAGCAACCGCGCTCAGGCTGGCACTCCCTATACGACCATAAACCACTGGGGTAAAAAAGGCTACATTACAAAATGTAAGTACAACGACAACTGGGTCGAATTTGTAGCATTACCCTAA